CCTCTAAAATAATCCGCGGGGGGTTAAAGACCCTGACGAACCAGCCGATGCCGGCGTATGATTTGCTTGATTATTCGGAATATCAGTTTACCGACCCTACAAAGGGGCGGCAAAACACCGCCTCGGTTATGACAAGCAGGGGATGCCCTTTTAATTGTCTATTCTGCTTCCATAATAAATCAGTAAAATATAAAACCGTAGATCAATTTATTACTGAAGTGGAATATCTTGCAAGGGAAAAGGGCGTGAAATTCTTTTTTGTATATGACGATACTTTTACGCTGAAAAAAGACAGGGTTCTGGAGATTTTGAAAAGAATCAAAGAACTAGACCTGAAGGGAGTTAATTTTCAGACATCCACGAGAGGGAACCTCATTGATGAGGAATTAATCCGGGCGTTAAAGGAAGCTCATTTCGTGAGAATTACCATGGGGGTTGAAAGCGGTTCGGATAAAATTCTCAAGGCTGTTAATAAGGGGGTTACAAAAGAGGATTATAAAAGAGCATTTAAGATGCTCAGGAAATCCGGCTTTGAAACCCGTGCAAGTTTTATATTGGGACTTCCTTACGATACAAAAGAAACAATCAGGGAAACAATAGATTTTTCCAAGGAGTTAGATTTATTTCATGCGAATTTTAATATAATGACCCCTTATCCCGGCACCAAAACCTATCTGATGGCGCTCAAAGGAGAAGGCATTCACTTCAGAAACGGGGAAGATGCAAATAACTGGGATGCCTTCAAACGGTGGGGCTGCAGTCTGATTAAAACAGATGACGTCACTGCCGAAGAACTTGAGCAACTGCAAAAAGATGCAATGATGGAATTTTATACTCAGGAAAAGGTATACAATCATCATGAGGAATTATTTAAGAGAGGCAATGTATCGCGGTTCTTTTACAGGCCTCTTAATTTTGCATGGAAAAGAAAATACGGCGAAAACATGCCGTTTTGGGACAATCTAAACAAGGTGGAAGTTGTAGCCGCAGACTGAACAACTGCCTTACCGCATAGAATATTTATTTACACACCGCGATGAAAGTACTGCTGATTCAACTGTATTCAGGAACGGAGTGCAAGCCTGTCTATCCAATCGGGCTGTCATATCTGTCTACGGCGCTGACATCACATGAGGTCC
The nucleotide sequence above comes from Nitrospirota bacterium. Encoded proteins:
- a CDS encoding B12-binding domain-containing radical SAM protein codes for the protein IKTIVGGPHPSAVSEDVAKHSSIDYVVIGDGEYPLDLIINKETNNSIDKEIRTGMEDDLYFEKEYKKINSSNASKIIRGGLKTLTNQPMPAYDLLDYSEYQFTDPTKGRQNTASVMTSRGCPFNCLFCFHNKSVKYKTVDQFITEVEYLAREKGVKFFFVYDDTFTLKKDRVLEILKRIKELDLKGVNFQTSTRGNLIDEELIRALKEAHFVRITMGVESGSDKILKAVNKGVTKEDYKRAFKMLRKSGFETRASFILGLPYDTKETIRETIDFSKELDLFHANFNIMTPYPGTKTYLMALKGEGIHFRNGEDANNWDAFKRWGCSLIKTDDVTAEELEQLQKDAMMEFYTQEKVYNHHEELFKRGNVSRFFYRPLNFAWKRKYGENMPFWDNLNKVEVVAAD